In Pantoea cypripedii, the following proteins share a genomic window:
- a CDS encoding protealysin inhibitor emfourin: MNIPELTDDAIIELAREGGLAFIPRLRTERRFALAQLPTPQKQRVCAVLEQAMPLGEPEDQAANIGRGDQRYFRIQISYATHQQSGTVVILIPEQVAPPELEALWRDGEQA; the protein is encoded by the coding sequence GTGAATATCCCTGAACTCACCGATGACGCGATTATCGAGCTGGCTCGTGAAGGCGGGCTGGCCTTTATCCCACGTCTGCGCACCGAACGACGTTTTGCGCTGGCGCAATTGCCCACGCCGCAGAAACAACGGGTATGTGCGGTGCTGGAACAGGCAATGCCGCTGGGCGAGCCGGAAGATCAGGCTGCCAACATCGGGCGTGGTGATCAACGCTATTTTCGCATCCAGATCAGCTACGCCACCCATCAGCAAAGCGGAACAGTGGTGATTTTGATTCCGGAACAGGTCGCGCCACCCGAGCTCGAAGCGCTGTGGCGTGATGGTGAGCAGGCATAA